A genome region from Archaeoglobus fulgidus DSM 4304 includes the following:
- a CDS encoding CARDB domain-containing protein, with amino-acid sequence MKNLLKALVICTLIFASVASASASPVCQQEREEIWNSLQLYGFLVESNQPVKVGDTVTYKFNLRNTGKEPVTIGFGGAYLKSSDGQIYRFHAKEVIEPSGALTVSSTFVAENTGQLSVSPGACISTSKGDICHDFSSCTFDVFFECPAGWSCMAAEEASGSYVRYSEEVCGYSVSGLAAMVKTPKYCFREVQSCPEGCECLTKSEAEKLKMDPCGKIFCGYENGQEKYCYRRGAPDFEVLSVEVERSEDCERLDYRESPVTFKVRNSGDGASPTAEGELYIDGTLLQTFSIPPLQPGEEELFSFNFQVLCSREKDTIRVVADSQNTVLESTESNNEVEVELSCLPSSEGADLTVVRVWNESYNNELRVYYEIKNTGYGYACSSQAGLFVDGELFAVDDVGPLSPKESREEAFYRRYSIESCTGNVFEVVADVDDSVLELDEGNNAFSVVWLCRDFVQQKPDLQVGAVWTEGTGNSDLTLHIPLQNFGKAESPQTEVVVYENGQQVATLQVSSISPGGIETYRLLHWSPQSSSTTITVCIDVQNDVDEEREDNNCASRILTFTSTCSDGVQNGDEEGIDCGGSCLPCNRCDMASLPSRFDWRDYTGLSAVRDQGSCGSCWAHSAVAALESALIVESGASSSIDLSEQHLLSCEQDCEVGIGDWCWASSGDCDGGWPHKALNFIINNGVPDESCFPYTATNGNCGSKCGDWEDRTEGAVYRGKVSSNVEALKRALICHGPLSVASENWEHALLLVGYDDLSTICTQKYGKSGCWILKNSWGVFSGFSHDVWHEYGYAYIPYSGFKYSDIKNGAYYVIPSDYTLHADFEMMDGLAAGDLDGDGMAEIVHADRGDLLQIFNLGGLQSSEQMDFEEGDRIATGDVDGDGRMDVIHADRGDEVSIHFQPPVGVVSSFYLDFEEGDDIAAGDVNGDGVDEIVHADRGDLISVLGASGNQVASFQLNFEEGDRICVGDVNGDGKDEIVHGDRGDWVRVYDMYGTKLSEFQLDFEQGDALQCGDLNGDGVDEIVHGDRDDWVRVYNMHGALLGEMRFNFEFGDGFAVADFNGDGKDDIIHGDRGDSFHVVKGERWFE; translated from the coding sequence ATGAAAAACTTGCTCAAAGCCTTGGTCATTTGCACCCTCATTTTCGCCTCAGTCGCCTCAGCCTCTGCTTCGCCCGTCTGCCAGCAGGAGAGAGAGGAGATCTGGAACTCTCTGCAGCTTTACGGCTTTTTGGTGGAGTCGAATCAGCCTGTCAAGGTCGGTGACACAGTTACCTACAAGTTCAACCTCAGAAACACGGGAAAGGAGCCTGTAACCATCGGATTTGGTGGGGCTTACCTCAAGAGTAGCGATGGACAAATTTACAGATTTCACGCAAAAGAGGTGATTGAGCCATCAGGAGCATTGACCGTCAGCTCAACGTTTGTTGCTGAGAACACCGGCCAGCTTTCCGTATCTCCCGGAGCGTGCATTTCTACATCTAAGGGCGACATCTGCCACGATTTCAGCAGCTGCACCTTCGACGTCTTCTTCGAGTGCCCTGCGGGGTGGAGCTGCATGGCTGCGGAGGAGGCTTCCGGGAGCTACGTCAGGTATTCGGAAGAGGTTTGCGGATACAGCGTTTCCGGCTTGGCGGCAATGGTAAAGACGCCGAAGTACTGCTTCAGAGAGGTTCAGAGCTGTCCGGAAGGATGTGAGTGCCTGACCAAATCTGAGGCGGAGAAGCTGAAAATGGACCCGTGCGGAAAAATATTCTGCGGATACGAGAATGGACAGGAAAAATACTGCTACCGGCGTGGAGCTCCTGACTTTGAGGTTTTAAGCGTGGAAGTGGAGAGAAGCGAGGACTGCGAAAGGCTGGACTACAGGGAGAGCCCTGTCACATTTAAGGTGAGGAATTCCGGGGATGGGGCGAGCCCTACAGCGGAAGGGGAGCTTTACATTGACGGAACACTCCTTCAGACCTTCAGCATTCCACCCCTCCAGCCGGGAGAGGAAGAGCTGTTCAGCTTCAATTTTCAGGTCCTTTGTAGCAGAGAAAAGGACACAATCCGAGTTGTTGCGGACTCACAGAATACAGTTTTAGAATCCACAGAGAGCAACAACGAGGTGGAAGTTGAGTTATCCTGCCTTCCGTCTTCTGAGGGGGCGGATTTAACTGTCGTGAGGGTATGGAACGAGTCCTACAACAACGAGCTGAGAGTTTACTACGAAATCAAAAACACGGGATATGGATATGCCTGCAGCTCTCAGGCGGGGCTTTTCGTTGATGGGGAGCTATTTGCAGTGGACGATGTCGGGCCTTTAAGTCCGAAAGAATCGAGAGAGGAGGCTTTCTACAGGAGATACAGCATTGAAAGTTGCACGGGCAACGTTTTCGAGGTCGTGGCGGATGTTGATGACAGCGTTTTAGAGCTTGATGAGGGTAACAACGCCTTCAGTGTTGTCTGGCTGTGCAGAGATTTTGTTCAGCAAAAGCCCGACCTTCAGGTGGGGGCGGTCTGGACTGAGGGGACGGGTAATTCAGACCTGACACTCCACATCCCGCTGCAGAACTTCGGCAAGGCGGAAAGCCCCCAGACCGAGGTGGTTGTTTATGAGAACGGGCAGCAGGTTGCAACTCTTCAGGTGTCATCCATTTCTCCGGGCGGGATAGAGACATACAGGCTTCTCCACTGGTCACCGCAGAGCAGTTCAACAACCATAACCGTTTGCATTGATGTCCAAAACGACGTGGATGAGGAAAGGGAGGACAACAACTGTGCCAGCAGGATACTTACCTTCACCTCCACCTGCAGCGATGGTGTGCAGAACGGGGATGAGGAAGGGATTGATTGCGGAGGGAGCTGTCTGCCATGCAACAGGTGCGACATGGCATCGCTGCCATCTCGATTCGACTGGAGAGACTACACGGGACTTTCCGCTGTCAGGGATCAGGGGAGCTGCGGGTCTTGCTGGGCACATTCTGCCGTCGCAGCTCTGGAATCTGCACTCATTGTCGAATCGGGTGCAAGCTCAAGCATAGACCTCTCCGAGCAGCACCTTCTGAGCTGCGAGCAGGACTGTGAGGTGGGAATTGGTGACTGGTGCTGGGCGAGCAGCGGAGATTGTGATGGTGGCTGGCCCCACAAGGCTCTCAACTTCATCATAAACAACGGCGTTCCGGATGAGTCATGCTTTCCCTACACCGCAACCAACGGGAACTGCGGGAGTAAGTGCGGTGACTGGGAGGACAGGACAGAGGGGGCAGTTTACAGGGGGAAGGTCAGCAGTAACGTTGAAGCCCTGAAAAGAGCCCTGATATGCCACGGACCCCTCTCGGTGGCTTCGGAGAACTGGGAGCACGCATTGCTTCTCGTAGGTTACGATGACCTGAGCACCATCTGCACGCAGAAATACGGGAAATCAGGATGCTGGATACTCAAGAACAGCTGGGGAGTTTTCAGCGGTTTTTCGCATGACGTATGGCACGAGTATGGCTACGCCTACATCCCATATTCGGGCTTTAAATACAGCGACATCAAAAACGGGGCCTACTACGTTATTCCATCGGACTACACTCTTCATGCCGACTTCGAGATGATGGACGGCCTCGCTGCTGGGGATCTGGACGGAGACGGTATGGCTGAGATCGTGCACGCTGACAGAGGAGACCTGCTGCAGATTTTCAACCTTGGAGGGTTGCAGAGCAGTGAGCAGATGGATTTTGAAGAGGGAGACAGAATAGCCACTGGAGACGTGGATGGGGACGGAAGGATGGATGTCATACACGCCGACAGAGGGGATGAAGTTAGCATCCACTTCCAACCACCCGTTGGGGTTGTCAGCAGCTTTTACCTCGACTTCGAGGAGGGCGATGACATCGCAGCCGGAGACGTCAACGGAGATGGCGTTGATGAGATTGTGCATGCAGACAGAGGGGATTTGATAAGTGTTCTCGGTGCCAGCGGCAATCAGGTTGCGAGCTTCCAGCTGAACTTCGAAGAGGGAGACAGAATCTGCGTTGGAGACGTTAATGGTGACGGAAAAGATGAGATAGTGCATGGAGACAGAGGTGACTGGGTGAGGGTTTACGACATGTATGGGACAAAGCTGAGTGAGTTCCAGCTTGACTTCGAGCAGGGAGATGCGCTGCAATGCGGTGATTTGAATGGCGACGGCGTTGATGAGATTGTGCATGGAGACAGGGACGACTGGGTGAGGGTTTACAACATGCACGGTGCATTGCTGGGTGAGATGCGCTTTAACTTTGAATTCGGGGATGGGTTTGCTGTGGCTGATTTCAACGGAGATGGTAAGGATGATATCATTCACGGAGACAGGGGAGATTCCTTCCACGTTGTAAAGGGAGAGAGGTGGTTTGAATGA